Within the Senegalia massiliensis genome, the region TGGTAGAGAAGTATGGATAGACCCATTAGTAGTACCTACATGGTAAATAGACATAATAATAAATCAATAATCCAATATATTGGATTATTGATTTATTACTATGTTATAATATAAAAAAGAGCTACTATGGGAGGTTAAATAATGGATGGCTTACATGTAGGAAATGATGATACTTTTATAGAAAAATTTATACAAGGTGAAACTAATCTTAGTCTTATAGCACGTGGTGATGGTGCAGAGATAATGATTCAAAATATAAAGAAAAATATACATTTTTTTATAGAACCTGGTGAATCAAATGAACTTATGGAGTTCTTTTATATATTAGAAGGAAAAATTACATTTAAAATAGATGGAGAAAAAAAGATACTTTCCAAAAATGAATATTTTTATGTACATGAATTAAAAGATACAATTAAATTGAAAGCCTTAGAAGATGTGAAATTACTATATATAACTACTAAACCAGTATTTCATTATTTAAGTGAAAATATAAATGATTTAATTAGTTTATCAAAAAAAAGTCAAGAAAAGGATATGTATACTCATAATCATGGATATAGAGTTCAACAATATTCAATAGAAATAGCAAAT harbors:
- a CDS encoding HD-GYP domain-containing protein, which gives rise to MDGLHVGNDDTFIEKFIQGETNLSLIARGDGAEIMIQNIKKNIHFFIEPGESNELMEFFYILEGKITFKIDGEKKILSKNEYFYVHELKDTIKLKALEDVKLLYITTKPVFHYLSENINDLISLSKKSQEKDMYTHNHGYRVQQYSIEIANRLSLSDDMVERIAYASLFHDIGKINVPDEILKKPSSLTKEEFDEIKKHPADGAKLVEKTYFKELSRVINEHHEKIDGSGYPQGLKGEEICLEARIISIADSFDAMTSDRPYREGMTPSQALSEIKKYAGIHYDKKLVKIFADILYKNEGIE